The following coding sequences lie in one Clarias gariepinus isolate MV-2021 ecotype Netherlands chromosome 27, CGAR_prim_01v2, whole genome shotgun sequence genomic window:
- the ntmt2 gene encoding N-terminal Xaa-Pro-Lys N-methyltransferase 2: MDFRRTHQAFRERWEKTDDEMCKNSMSFHLHNTLRKKFFASYLFLLEQIPLVKLYAVTCEYIKGEKQFYYRAQNFYKDVPASEEGMMGGFVEISEVDLEGSRQFLKKFVGPGKAGTKRALDCGCGIGRVSKGVLFPVFETMEMLDMMEEFIVHAHECYLGDYADRVETYFLDNLQDFTPPLDRYDVIWMQWVACHMTDKDLLEFLMRAKESLRPNGVIVIKDNMARQGCRLDPADSSLIRHLDIMKSIIQKAGLTILDTQKQEGFPDIIVPVWMIAMQ, encoded by the exons ATGGACTTCAGGAGGACGCATCAAGCTTTTAGGGAACGGTGGGAAAAGACAGATGatgaaatgtgtaaaaacagcatgtcctttcacctgcacaataCGCTCAGGAAGAAGTTCTTCGCCAGCTACCTTTTCCTGCTGGAGCAGATACCTTTGG TGAAACTATATGCCGTGACGTGCGAGTACATCAAGGGAGAGAAGCAGTTTTATTACAGGGCCCAAAATTTTTATAAAGATGTCCCTGCATCAGAGGAAGGAATGATGGGTGGTTTTGTTGAGATCTCTGAGGTGGATCTGGAGGGCTCCAGACAGTTCCTGAAGAAGTTTGTG GGACCAGGAAAGGCCGGTACCAAGCGGGCCCTCGATTGCGGCTGTGGGATTGGCCGGGTGTCGAAAGGTGTTCTGTTTCCTGTCTTTGAAACCATGGAGATGCTGGACATGATGGAGGAGTTCATTGTCCATGCTCATGAGTGTTACTTGGGTGACTATGCCGACCGTGTGGAGACGTATTTTCTAGACAACCTGCAGGATTTCACCCCTCCGCTCGATAGATATGATGTCATCTGGATGCAGTGGGTGGCTT GTCACATGACAGATAAAGATCTCCTGGAGTTCTTGATGCGAGCGAAGGAGAGCCTGAGGCCAAACGGAGTCATTGTTATTAAGGATAACATGGCACGCCAGGGCTGTCGACTGGACCCTGCTGACAGCAGCCTCATCCGCCACCTAGACATCATGAAGAGCATCATCCAGAAGGCTGGCCTCACCATCCTGGACACGCAAAAGCAGGAAGGCTTCCCAGACATCATCGTGCCTGTGTGGATGATCGCCATGCAGTGA